Proteins encoded within one genomic window of Thunnus albacares chromosome 13, fThuAlb1.1, whole genome shotgun sequence:
- the LOC122995140 gene encoding cysteine-rich and transmembrane domain-containing protein 1-like: MLGGVTLTSSCPRASAASCLLAHNRSSHQSVAPAVDRSAERKKVDQEVFLSQILRPSVQMSSEQPPPYVPHPYGGPSAPNFPPAFSSPPGTFPGSPYQTYPAQTYSGGGEHAYYQGPPGPHGPCMSQPGHQSYQSGPYGPHGAHGAHGAHGPPGHWDGHSPCGEPPKQTVYLVERDRGDGDDGDCMSACATALCCCCLWDMLTHDLC; this comes from the exons ATGTTGGGAGGCGTCACTCTGACGTCATCCTGTCCTCGTGCctctgctgccagctgtctCCTCGCGCACAATCGATCCAGCCATCAATCAGTCGCTCCAGCAGTCGATCGatcagcagagagaaagaaggttGATCAGGAAG tctttctctctcagattCTCCGTCCATCCGTCCAGATGAGCAGCGAGCAGCCTCCTCCGTATGTCCCTCATCCCTACGGCGGCCCCTCGGCGCCGAATTTCCCTCCAG ctttcagctctCCGCCCGGAACCTTCCCTGGCTCGCCATACCAG ACCTACCCGGCTCAGACCTactcaggaggaggagaacacGCCTACTATCAGGGGCCACCGGGGCCCCACGGGCCCTGCATGAGCCAGCCTGGACACCAGAGCTACCAGAGCGGCCCCTACGGCCCCCACGGAGCCCACGGAGCCCACGGAGCCCACGGGCCCCCCGGACACTGGGACGGCCACAGTCCGTGTGGAGAGCCCCCCAAACAAACAG tgtatCTGGTGGAGCGAGATCGTGGCGACGGCGACGACGGCGACTGCATGTCAGCGTGTGCGACGgctttgtgctgctgctgcctctgggaCATGTTGACCCACGACCTCTGTTGA